From Poecile atricapillus isolate bPoeAtr1 chromosome 13, bPoeAtr1.hap1, whole genome shotgun sequence, one genomic window encodes:
- the LOC131584277 gene encoding protocadherin beta-4-like — protein MAIARQVLCLSALLWLPPARAEPIRYSVAEEAESGSLVGELAEDAGLTPAQLSARRARLVSEDGRQHFALERGSGRLLVAGRLDREELCGQSATCVLPFELLLSNPLQFFRVEVALEDINDHSPVFSEEGVVFKIPETSDPGSRFPLDAAQDLDIGSNTVQTYSISPENEYFSVFYGTRITGKKDIELVLEKPLDREEQAEMSFSLIAVDGGSPPRTGTTEVKIVILDANDNAPIFTREEYIGQVSENMPEGSVVLTVVATDQDAGVYGEISYQISQAVGQTDSAFMIDAITGEIKLTKPLDFEVKESHEFRVRATDGGGLSAICKVLVEVVDVNDNAPEVVVSSFSSPLPENTAPGTVVALFTVRDRDSGANGKISCGLEDQLFFSLRPAYKNYYELVTVSALDREETARYILRVTAADAGSPPLTSTQTFTVDISDVNDNAPIFNQTSYTMYVRENNVPTVFVGAVSAADADVGLNGKVSYSLAAVQAAEGPWCSCVSVNSENGHVFVLRPLDYERLRQTEVTVSASDAGSPPLRANVSVRLVVLDENDNAPLVLYPGQESSPASSELVPVSAEAGYLITKVVAVDADSGKNSWLSYHLLRASEPGLFTVGVHSGEVRLRRPVTERDSVRQKLLVLVRDNGKPPLSATAAVSALLLKDLSDVRLPGHGSPAPEDQGGSLTTYLIIALVCVSLLFLVSTALFVARKVCKRKELKAGHVLYGADNLQSGLGDGAAAGSLPRAYCYEISLTTGSGNSEFKFLKPILPSMPPQHCAVGQGPEDEQHFPSVPVSTEDTAPDNPGTLSAGHFNSLSFN, from the coding sequence atGGCGATCGCAAGGCAAGTGCTTTGTCTGTCTGCTTTGCTGTGGCTGCCGCCCGCTCGCGCCGAGCCCATCCGCTACTCCGTAGCCGAGGAGGCGGAAAGCGGCTCCCTGGTAGGCGAGCTGGCGGAGGACGCGGGGCTGACGCCGGCGCAGCTCTCGGCTCGCCGCGCCCGCCTGGTGTCGGAGGACGGCCGGCAGCATTTTGCCTTAGAGCGCGGCTCCGGCCGCCTGCTCGTGGCGGGGAGGCTGGACCGGGAGGAGCTGTGCGGCCAGTCCGCCACCTGCGTGCTCCCCTtcgagctgctgctctccaacCCCCTGCAGTTCTTTCGGGTCGAGGTGGCTCTGGAGGATATCAATGACCATTCACCCGTCTTCTCCGAGGAAGGAGTAGTTTTTAAGATTCCAGAGACGAGTGACCCGGGTTCGCGTTTTCCACTGGATGCGGCTCAGGACCTCGATATTGGCAGCAACACAGTCCAGACATACAGCATCTCTCCCGAGAACGAATATTTTAGTGTCTTTTATGGGACTCGGATAACAGGGAAGAAGGATATTGAACTGGTATTGGAAAAGCCACTCGACAgagaggagcaggcagagatGAGTTTCAGTCTCATTGCTGTAGATGGTGGCTCTCCTCCCAGGACTGGGACAACCGAAGTGAAAATTGTCATTCTAGATGCAAATGACAACGCTCCCATCTTCACAAGGGAGGAGTACATTGGTCAGGTTTCAGAGAACATGCCAGAGGGCTCTGTAGTTCTGACTGTAGTGGCAACAGATCAGGATGCAGGAGTTTATGGGGAAATTTCCTATCAAATCAGCCAGGCAGTGGGACAAACTGACTCAGCATTTATGATTGATGCCATAACTGGTGAAATTAAACTCACAAAACCTCTGGACTTTGAGGTAAAAGAATCACATGAGTTCCGTGTGAGAGCCACAGATGGTGGGGGACTCTCAGCTATCTGCAAAGTGCTGGTGGAGGTGGTGGATGTGAATGACAATGCCCCAGAGGTGGTGGTCAGCTCCTTCAGCAGTCCCCTCCCCGAGAACACAGCGCCCGGCACGGTGGTTGCCCTGTTTACGGTCAGGGACCGGGATTCTGGGGCCAACGGGAAGATCTCGTGTGGCCTCGAGGATCAGCTCTTCTTCTCGCTGCGGCCAGCCTATAAGAATTACTATGAGCTGGTGACAGTGAGTGCGCTGGACCGCGAGGAGACGGCTCGCTACATCCTCAGGGTGACGGCAGCAGATGCGGGGTCGCCTCCTCTGACGAGCACGCAGACCTTCACCGTGGACATCTCGGATGTCAATGACAACGCCCCCATCTTCAACCAGACGTCGTACACCATGTACGTGCGTGAGAACAACGTGCCCACGGTGTTTGTTGGAGCCGTCAGCGCTGCCGACGCTGATGTGGGGCTCAATGGCAAGGTGAGCTATTCCCTGGCAGCGGTGCAAGCGGCAGAGGGGCCTTGGTGCTCGTGCGTGTCTGTGAACTCTGAGAACGGGCACGTGTTTGTGCTGCGGCCCCTGGACTACGAGCGCTTGAGGCAGACGGAGGTGACGGTCAGTGCCTCTGACGCGGGCTCTCCTCCCCTCAGAGCCAACGTCAGCGTCCGCCTCGTGGTGCTGGACGAGAACGACAACGCCCCGCTGGTGCTGTACCCAGGCCAGGAGAGCAGCCCAGCGTCCAGTGAGCTGGTGCCCGTGTCGGCTGAGGCGGGCTACCTGATCACCAAAGTGGTGGCTGTGGATGCCGACTCCGGGAAGAACTCGTGGCTCTCGTACCACCTGCTGAGGGCCAGCGAGCCAGGGCTGTTCACGGTGGGTGTCCACAGCGGGGAGGTGCGTCTGAGGAGGCCGGTGACGGAGAGAGACAGCGTGAGGCAGAAGCTCCTTGTCCTGGTCAGAGACAACGGCAAGCCGCCCCTGTCGGCCACGGCAGCTGTGAGCGCGCTCCTGCTCAAGGACTTGTCAGACGTGCGCCTCCCCGGGCACGGCAGCCCGGCCCCAGAGGATCAGGGTGGCTCCCTGACCACCTATTTAATCATTGCCCTGGTGTGTgtctccctgctcttcctcGTCTCCACCGCACTCTTTGTGGCTCGCAAGGTGTGCAAGAGAAAGGAGCTGAAGGCTGGCCATGTGCTTTATGGTGCCGACAACTTGCAGAGCGGCCTGGGTGATGGGGCCGCTGCAGGGAGCCTGCCCCGCGCCTATTGCTACGAGATCAGCCTCACAACGGGCTCGGGCAACAGCGAGTTCAAATTCCTCAAGCCCATCCTCCCCAGCATGCCACCACAGCACTGCGCCGTGGGCCAGGGCCCGGAGGATGAACAGCAtttcccctctgtccctgtcagCACCGAGGACACGGCACCAGACAATCCTGGCACTCTCTCTGCAGGACACTTCAATTCTCTTTCCTTCAACTAG